The following proteins come from a genomic window of Pseudomonas putida:
- the ftsX gene encoding permease-like cell division protein FtsX, producing the protein MSTTRTPKVSERVAPKAADADTRKKRGEHDDDGPDFRTLLHAWLDSHRASLADSLRRLGKQPIGSFFTCLVMAVALSMPMGLSLLLKNVEKLGGSWQRAAQVSLYLKLDAGSKEGEALREEIKGMPGVADALYISPGQALEEFQQQSGLGEALRELPDNPLPGVVVVTPTEVDKPALEALRQRLAELPRVENAQLDLVWVERLAAILKLGDRFVFGLAVMLISALLLVIGNTIRLHIENRRTEIEVIKLVGGTDSYVRRPFLYMGALYGLGAGLLAWGILAFGLNWLNEAVVGLSGLYGSDFSLGGVPASDGLSLLIGAVLLGYIGAWIAVARHLNELAPR; encoded by the coding sequence ATGAGCACTACACGTACACCCAAGGTTTCCGAGCGGGTGGCGCCCAAGGCCGCCGACGCGGATACCAGGAAAAAGCGCGGCGAGCATGATGATGACGGCCCGGACTTCCGCACGCTGTTGCATGCCTGGCTGGACAGCCATCGTGCCAGCCTGGCCGACAGCCTGCGTCGCCTGGGTAAGCAGCCGATCGGCAGCTTCTTCACCTGCCTGGTGATGGCCGTGGCGCTGAGCATGCCCATGGGCCTGTCGCTGCTGTTGAAGAACGTCGAGAAACTGGGGGGCTCCTGGCAGCGCGCCGCGCAGGTTTCCCTGTACCTGAAGCTCGATGCGGGCAGCAAGGAGGGGGAGGCCCTTCGCGAAGAGATCAAAGGCATGCCTGGAGTGGCCGATGCCTTGTACATCAGCCCAGGGCAGGCGCTGGAAGAGTTCCAGCAGCAGTCCGGGTTGGGCGAAGCCCTGCGAGAGTTGCCCGACAACCCGCTGCCTGGCGTCGTGGTGGTGACCCCGACCGAAGTCGATAAGCCGGCCCTGGAAGCGTTGCGTCAGCGTCTGGCCGAGCTGCCGCGGGTGGAAAACGCACAACTCGACCTGGTGTGGGTGGAGCGCCTGGCGGCGATCCTCAAACTGGGCGACCGGTTCGTCTTCGGCCTGGCGGTGATGCTTATTTCTGCCTTGTTGTTAGTAATCGGTAACACAATTCGTCTACATATTGAAAACCGCCGCACCGAGATCGAAGTCATCAAGCTGGTAGGCGGCACCGACAGCTACGTACGTCGGCCTTTCCTGTACATGGGCGCGTTGTACGGCCTGGGTGCCGGCCTGCTGGCCTGGGGTATCCTCGCGTTCGGCCTCAACTGGCTGAACGAGGCCGTTGTAGGGCTGTCCGGGCTCTACGGCAGCGACTTCTCCCTGGGCGGGGTGCCAGCATCCGATGGTCTGTCGCTCTTGATCGGGGCGGTACTGTTGGGGTATATCGGTGCATGGATTGCGGTCGCTCGCCATTTGAACGAGCTGGCCCCGCGATAG
- the ftsY gene encoding signal recognition particle-docking protein FtsY — protein MFGSNDDKKAPAEAGEKKGLFSWFRKKPQQPVAEQPQAPDAQAVEPVSPQPAAEQPEAAAAEPVVAEAPPSAAEPVLAPQPAPVVEPAPAPEVEPAPEPAPAPEVAPVPEPAPAPEPVPVPEPAPAPVSAELPASAEPAAAQLESPAPVAAAPEAPVSNLVLPVAEEPVALVPDLEPKAPPAIPERPAPEQAVAAATPAVAEPAKPGFFARLKQGLSKTSASIGEGMASLFLGKKVIDDDLLDEIETRLLTADVGVEATSTIVQNLTQKVARKQLADADALYKSLQEELAALLRPVEQPLKIQAQNKPYVILVVGVNGAGKTTTIGKLAKKLQLEGKKVMLAAGDTFRAAAVEQLQVWGERNQIPVIAQHTGADSASVIFDAVQAAKARGVDVLIADTAGRLHTKDNLMEELKKVRRVIGKLDAEAPHEVLLVLDAGTGQNAISQAKYFNQSVELTGLALTKLDGTAKGGVIFALAKQFNIPIRFIGVGEGIDDLRTFEAEPFVKALFAEREHP, from the coding sequence ATGTTTGGTTCCAACGACGACAAAAAAGCGCCGGCCGAGGCTGGCGAGAAAAAAGGCCTGTTCAGCTGGTTTCGCAAGAAGCCGCAGCAACCTGTCGCCGAACAGCCACAAGCCCCTGATGCTCAGGCAGTAGAGCCGGTATCGCCGCAGCCTGCCGCCGAGCAGCCTGAAGCGGCTGCGGCCGAGCCGGTGGTTGCCGAAGCGCCCCCGTCTGCCGCTGAGCCGGTGCTGGCCCCCCAGCCTGCGCCTGTCGTTGAGCCTGCTCCGGCCCCGGAGGTCGAACCGGCCCCTGAGCCTGCTCCGGCTCCTGAGGTTGCACCGGTTCCTGAGCCTGCTCCAGCCCCTGAGCCAGTGCCGGTTCCCGAGCCTGCCCCTGCCCCTGTGAGCGCGGAGTTGCCTGCGAGTGCTGAGCCCGCTGCTGCGCAGCTCGAAAGCCCTGCTCCAGTCGCAGCAGCCCCCGAAGCTCCGGTCAGCAACCTGGTCTTGCCCGTTGCCGAAGAGCCGGTCGCCCTGGTTCCAGACCTTGAGCCAAAAGCCCCGCCAGCGATTCCCGAGCGCCCGGCCCCCGAACAGGCCGTCGCCGCCGCTACCCCAGCCGTTGCCGAACCTGCCAAGCCCGGCTTCTTCGCTCGCCTCAAGCAGGGCCTGTCGAAGACCAGCGCCAGCATCGGCGAAGGCATGGCCAGCCTGTTCCTGGGCAAGAAGGTCATTGATGACGACCTGCTAGACGAGATCGAAACACGCTTGCTGACCGCCGACGTTGGCGTGGAGGCGACCTCGACCATCGTTCAGAACCTGACCCAGAAGGTCGCGCGCAAACAGCTGGCCGATGCCGATGCCCTGTACAAGTCGCTGCAGGAAGAACTGGCCGCGCTGCTGCGCCCGGTCGAGCAACCGCTGAAGATCCAGGCGCAGAACAAGCCCTATGTGATCCTCGTGGTAGGCGTCAACGGCGCCGGCAAGACCACCACTATCGGCAAGCTGGCCAAGAAGCTGCAGCTCGAGGGCAAGAAAGTCATGCTGGCTGCGGGTGATACCTTCCGTGCCGCCGCAGTCGAGCAGTTGCAGGTCTGGGGCGAGCGCAACCAGATCCCGGTGATCGCCCAGCACACCGGTGCCGACTCCGCGTCGGTGATCTTCGATGCCGTGCAGGCCGCCAAGGCCCGTGGCGTCGATGTGCTGATCGCCGATACCGCCGGCCGTCTGCACACCAAAGACAACCTGATGGAAGAGCTGAAAAAGGTTCGCCGGGTCATCGGCAAGCTTGACGCCGAGGCGCCGCATGAGGTGCTGCTGGTGCTCGATGCCGGTACTGGCCAGAACGCCATCAGCCAGGCCAAGTACTTCAATCAGAGCGTCGAGCTGACCGGCCTGGCCCTGACCAAGCTGGATGGCACCGCCAAGGGTGGGGTGATCTTCGCCCTTGCCAAGCAGTTCAACATCCCGATCCGCTTCATCGGCGTGGGTGAAGGCATCGACGACCTGCGCACCTTCGAAGCCGAGCCGTTCGTCAAGGCTCTGTTTGCCGAGCGAGAGCACCCATGA
- a CDS encoding M16 family metallopeptidase, whose product MSDRSAPRYTLIGTGIIALVVALTCVLARPAHAEADSTAARPANTLQSLAELDGKAPSRRQLNIQNWTTAEGARVLFVEARELPMFDLRVTFAAGSSQDGNTPGLATLTNAMLNEGVAGKDVTAIAEGFEGLGADFGNGSYRDMAVASLRSLSVKDKREPALKLFAEVAGKPTFPEDALKRIKNQLLAGFEYEKQNPGKIAGKALFGKLYGEHPYAHPSDGSAESIPGITLEQLRAFHAKAYAAGNAVIALVGDLSREEAETIAAQVSAALPKGPALAKPAQPVEPKAGATHIDFPSKQTHLMLAELGIDRQDPDWPALSLGNQILGGGAFGTRLMSEVREKRGLTYGVYSVFSPMQVRGPFMINLQTRAELSEGTLKLVQGILADYLKSGPTQQELDDAKRELAGSFPLSNASNASIVGQLGAIGFYNLPLTWLEDFMQQSQALTVEQVKAAMNKHLAADKLVIVTVGPSVPQKPLPAPTDKPAEQPLGVPEH is encoded by the coding sequence ATGAGTGATCGCAGCGCACCACGCTACACCCTGATCGGCACGGGCATCATCGCACTGGTGGTGGCGTTGACCTGCGTCCTGGCTCGCCCTGCCCACGCCGAAGCCGACAGCACCGCAGCGCGCCCCGCCAATACCCTGCAGTCGCTGGCCGAGCTGGACGGCAAGGCCCCCAGCCGGCGCCAGCTGAACATCCAGAACTGGACCACTGCCGAAGGCGCACGCGTCCTGTTCGTCGAGGCCCGCGAGCTGCCGATGTTCGACCTGCGCGTGACCTTTGCCGCCGGAAGCAGCCAGGACGGCAACACGCCGGGCCTGGCCACCCTGACCAATGCCATGCTCAACGAAGGCGTTGCCGGCAAGGATGTGACCGCCATCGCCGAAGGCTTCGAAGGGCTCGGCGCAGACTTCGGCAACGGTTCCTACCGCGACATGGCCGTGGCCTCGCTGCGCAGCCTGAGTGTGAAGGACAAGCGCGAACCGGCCCTGAAGCTGTTCGCTGAAGTGGCCGGCAAGCCGACCTTCCCGGAGGACGCACTCAAACGAATCAAGAACCAGCTGCTGGCCGGTTTCGAATACGAGAAGCAGAACCCCGGCAAGATCGCCGGCAAAGCGTTGTTCGGCAAACTTTATGGCGAACACCCTTACGCCCATCCAAGCGACGGCAGCGCTGAAAGCATCCCGGGCATCACCTTGGAACAGCTGCGCGCATTCCACGCCAAAGCCTATGCAGCGGGCAACGCGGTAATCGCCCTGGTCGGCGACCTCAGCCGTGAAGAGGCCGAGACGATTGCCGCCCAGGTCTCCGCCGCCCTGCCCAAAGGCCCGGCGCTAGCCAAGCCTGCGCAACCCGTCGAGCCCAAGGCTGGCGCTACCCACATCGATTTCCCGTCAAAGCAGACCCACCTGATGCTGGCAGAGCTGGGCATCGACCGCCAAGACCCGGACTGGCCAGCCCTGTCGCTGGGCAACCAGATTCTCGGTGGCGGCGCCTTCGGTACCCGCCTGATGAGCGAAGTGCGGGAAAAACGCGGCCTGACCTACGGCGTATACTCGGTATTCAGCCCGATGCAGGTGCGCGGCCCGTTCATGATCAACCTGCAAACCCGTGCCGAACTCAGCGAGGGCACCCTCAAGCTGGTGCAGGGCATCCTTGCCGACTACCTCAAGAGCGGCCCGACCCAGCAGGAGCTGGACGACGCCAAGCGCGAACTGGCCGGCAGCTTCCCACTGTCGAACGCCAGCAATGCGAGCATCGTCGGCCAATTGGGCGCCATCGGCTTCTACAACCTGCCACTGACCTGGCTGGAAGACTTCATGCAGCAGTCCCAAGCGCTGACCGTCGAGCAGGTCAAGGCAGCCATGAACAAGCATTTGGCAGCCGACAAACTGGTGATCGTTACCGTCGGCCCGAGCGTGCCGCAAAAACCGCTGCCAGCCCCTACTGACAAACCCGCCGAGCAGCCCCTCGGCGTACCGGAGCACTAA
- a CDS encoding DUF423 domain-containing protein, protein MLRTFLMLAAFFGFTGVGLGAFAAHGLKNRLSADYLAIFQTGVTYQLVHALAIFGVALLAAHLPGRLVGWAGGLFALGIVLFSGSLYLLTLSGLGKLGIITPIGGLCFLAGWVCLGMAAWRLG, encoded by the coding sequence ATGCTTCGCACCTTCCTCATGCTCGCCGCCTTTTTCGGCTTTACCGGTGTCGGCCTGGGCGCATTCGCCGCCCATGGGCTGAAAAACCGCCTGAGCGCTGATTACCTGGCCATCTTTCAAACCGGGGTGACTTATCAACTGGTGCATGCCTTGGCAATCTTCGGTGTCGCGCTGCTCGCGGCGCACTTGCCTGGGCGCCTGGTTGGCTGGGCCGGTGGTCTGTTCGCCCTGGGCATCGTGCTGTTCTCCGGTAGCCTGTACCTACTGACCCTGAGCGGGCTGGGCAAGCTTGGCATCATCACCCCTATCGGCGGCTTGTGCTTCCTGGCCGGCTGGGTCTGCCTGGGTATGGCGGCATGGCGTTTGGGCTGA
- the rpoH gene encoding RNA polymerase sigma factor RpoH, which translates to MTTSLQPAYALVPGANLEAYVHTVNSIPLLTVEQERDLAERLYYEQDLEAARQMVMAHLRFVVHIARSYAGYGLAQADLIQEGNVGLMKAVKRFNPEMGVRLVSFAVHWIKAEIHEFILRNWRIVKVATTKAQRKLFFNLRSQKKRLAWLNNDEVHRVAESLGVEPREVREMESRLSGQDMAFDPAAEADDDSAFQSPAHYLEDHRYDPAVQLEDADWSDNSTSNLHEALQGLDERSRDILYQRWLAEEKATLHELADKYSVSAERIRQLEKNAMNKVKALIAA; encoded by the coding sequence ATGACCACATCGTTGCAACCTGCCTATGCCCTGGTTCCCGGTGCAAACCTGGAAGCCTATGTGCACACGGTCAACAGCATCCCGCTGCTGACTGTCGAGCAGGAGCGTGATCTGGCCGAGCGTCTCTATTATGAGCAGGATCTTGAGGCCGCTCGGCAAATGGTGATGGCCCACCTGCGCTTCGTCGTACATATCGCCCGTAGCTATGCTGGCTACGGATTGGCCCAGGCCGACCTCATTCAGGAAGGCAACGTCGGCTTGATGAAGGCGGTCAAGCGCTTCAACCCCGAAATGGGTGTGCGCCTGGTGTCGTTCGCTGTGCACTGGATCAAGGCTGAAATCCACGAATTCATCCTGCGCAACTGGCGCATCGTCAAGGTGGCTACCACCAAGGCCCAGCGCAAGCTGTTCTTCAACCTGCGCAGCCAGAAGAAGCGTCTGGCCTGGTTGAATAACGATGAAGTCCACCGCGTGGCTGAAAGTCTCGGTGTCGAACCGCGAGAAGTGCGTGAGATGGAAAGCCGTCTGAGTGGCCAGGACATGGCCTTCGACCCTGCAGCGGAAGCGGACGACGACAGCGCCTTCCAGTCGCCTGCACATTACTTGGAAGACCATCGCTACGACCCGGCTGTGCAGCTTGAAGACGCTGACTGGAGCGACAACTCCACCAGCAATCTGCATGAAGCCTTGCAGGGCCTGGACGAGCGTAGCCGCGACATTCTCTACCAGCGCTGGTTGGCTGAAGAAAAAGCCACGTTGCATGAGCTGGCCGACAAGTACAGCGTTTCGGCTGAGCGTATTCGTCAGCTGGAAAAGAATGCGATGAACAAGGTAAAAGCGTTGATTGCAGCCTGA
- the thiS gene encoding sulfur carrier protein ThiS, with the protein MRIQLNGEPYELPAGESVAALLTRLELTGRRVAVELNLDIVPRSQHDSTQLNDGDQVEVVHAIGGG; encoded by the coding sequence ATGCGCATTCAATTGAACGGTGAACCCTATGAATTGCCCGCGGGCGAAAGCGTCGCGGCGCTGCTGACCCGCCTGGAGCTGACCGGGCGCCGGGTGGCAGTGGAATTGAACCTGGATATCGTGCCGCGCAGTCAGCACGACAGCACGCAGCTCAATGACGGCGACCAGGTCGAAGTGGTCCACGCCATCGGTGGCGGCTGA
- a CDS encoding thiazole synthase: MSNVRSDKPFTLAGRTFQSRLLVGTGKYRDMEETRLAIEASGAEIVTVAVRRTNLGQNPGEPNLLDVLPPDRYTILPNTAGCYDAVEAVRTCRLARELLDGHNLVKLEVLADQKTLFPNVIETLKAAEVLVKDGFDVMVYTSDDPIIARQLAEAGCIAVMPLAGLIGTGLGICNPYNLQIILEESKVPVLVDAGVGTASDATIAMEMGCEAVLMNSAIAHAQQPVLMAEAMKHAIVAGRMAYLAGRMPKKLYASASSPLDGLIK; the protein is encoded by the coding sequence ATGAGCAACGTTCGTAGCGACAAGCCCTTTACCCTGGCCGGGCGTACTTTCCAGTCGCGCCTGCTGGTCGGCACCGGCAAGTACCGTGACATGGAAGAAACCCGCCTGGCCATCGAGGCCTCGGGCGCCGAAATCGTCACTGTCGCCGTGCGCCGCACCAACCTAGGCCAGAACCCGGGCGAGCCGAACCTGCTCGACGTGCTGCCACCGGACCGTTACACCATTCTGCCGAACACCGCCGGCTGCTATGACGCCGTAGAAGCGGTGCGCACCTGCCGTCTGGCCCGTGAATTGCTCGATGGTCATAACCTGGTCAAGCTGGAAGTCCTGGCAGACCAGAAGACCCTGTTCCCCAACGTGATCGAAACCCTGAAGGCCGCCGAAGTACTGGTCAAGGATGGCTTCGACGTGATGGTCTATACAAGTGATGATCCGATCATTGCTCGTCAGCTGGCCGAAGCTGGCTGCATCGCGGTCATGCCGCTGGCCGGCCTTATCGGCACTGGCCTGGGTATCTGCAACCCGTACAACCTGCAGATCATCCTGGAAGAATCCAAGGTGCCGGTGCTGGTCGATGCAGGCGTGGGTACCGCCTCCGATGCAACCATCGCCATGGAAATGGGCTGTGAAGCGGTGCTTATGAACTCGGCTATCGCCCACGCCCAGCAGCCGGTGCTGATGGCCGAGGCCATGAAACACGCAATCGTCGCTGGGCGCATGGCCTACCTCGCCGGGCGCATGCCGAAGAAACTCTATGCCAGCGCGTCTTCGCCGCTGGATGGTCTGATCAAGTAA
- the trmB gene encoding tRNA (guanosine(46)-N7)-methyltransferase TrmB, whose product MTESQDTPITTDGEARPHRRIKSFVMRAGRMTEGQQRGLDQGGPLYILPLAESPVDYDQVFGRSAPRTLEIGFGMGHSLLEMAAAAPEQDFIGVEVHRPGVGALLNGVLTEGLKNLRVYDCDAIEVLNRCVADNSLDRLMLFFPDPWHKARHHKRRIVQLEFAELVRRKLKPGGIFHMATDWEPYAEYMLEVMSAAPGYRNLAADGAYVPRPEERPITKFERRGERLGHGVWDLKFEKVG is encoded by the coding sequence ATGACTGAATCGCAAGATACGCCGATCACCACCGACGGCGAAGCGCGCCCACACCGCCGCATCAAGAGTTTCGTGATGCGCGCCGGGCGCATGACCGAAGGCCAGCAACGAGGCCTGGACCAAGGCGGCCCGCTGTATATCCTGCCGCTGGCCGAAAGCCCGGTGGACTATGACCAGGTGTTCGGTCGTTCGGCGCCGCGCACCCTGGAGATCGGCTTCGGCATGGGCCATTCCCTGTTGGAAATGGCCGCTGCTGCACCTGAACAAGACTTCATCGGTGTTGAAGTGCACCGCCCGGGTGTCGGCGCGCTGCTTAACGGCGTGCTGACCGAGGGCCTGAAAAACCTGCGGGTGTACGATTGCGACGCCATTGAAGTGCTCAACCGCTGTGTGGCCGATAACAGCCTCGACCGCTTGATGCTGTTCTTCCCCGACCCATGGCACAAGGCGCGCCACCACAAGCGTCGTATCGTGCAGTTGGAGTTCGCCGAGCTGGTGCGTCGCAAGCTCAAGCCGGGAGGCATATTCCATATGGCCACCGACTGGGAACCGTATGCCGAATACATGCTGGAAGTAATGAGCGCGGCGCCGGGGTACCGAAACCTGGCAGCGGACGGGGCTTATGTGCCGCGCCCCGAAGAGCGTCCGATCACCAAGTTCGAGCGCCGTGGTGAGCGCTTGGGACATGGAGTTTGGGATTTGAAGTTCGAGAAGGTGGGTTGA
- the ftsE gene encoding cell division ATP-binding protein FtsE, with protein sequence MIRFEQVAKRYPNGHVGLHELSFRARRGEFLFVTGHSGAGKSTLLRLLLAMERPTSGKLMLAGQDLGQISNAQIPFLRRQIGVVFQNHQLLFDRTVFNNIALPLQILGLSKAEITKRVDSALERVSLVDKGELFPADLSTGQQQRVGIARAIVHQPALLLADEPTGNLDPRLAAEIMGVFEDINRLGTTVLIASHDLALIARMRHRMLTLQRGRLIGDGEAGQ encoded by the coding sequence ATGATCCGATTCGAACAGGTTGCCAAGCGCTATCCCAACGGCCATGTTGGCTTGCATGAGCTGAGTTTCCGGGCGCGCCGGGGCGAATTCCTGTTCGTCACCGGCCATTCCGGCGCCGGTAAGAGCACCTTGCTGCGTCTGCTGCTGGCCATGGAGCGCCCCACTAGCGGCAAGTTGATGCTGGCAGGGCAGGACCTGGGCCAGATCAGCAATGCGCAGATCCCGTTCCTGCGTCGGCAGATCGGGGTGGTGTTCCAGAACCACCAGTTGCTGTTCGACCGCACCGTTTTCAACAACATCGCCCTGCCGCTGCAGATTCTCGGCCTGTCCAAGGCTGAGATCACCAAACGCGTGGATTCGGCGCTGGAGCGTGTGTCGCTGGTCGACAAGGGTGAGCTGTTCCCGGCCGACCTGTCCACCGGCCAGCAGCAGCGGGTCGGTATCGCTCGCGCGATCGTCCATCAGCCCGCCTTGCTGCTGGCCGACGAACCCACCGGTAACCTCGATCCGCGCCTTGCCGCAGAGATCATGGGGGTGTTCGAGGACATCAATCGGCTGGGTACCACGGTGTTGATCGCCAGCCATGACCTGGCACTGATTGCGCGCATGCGCCACCGCATGCTGACCTTGCAGCGCGGCCGTCTGATCGGCGATGGGGAGGCCGGGCAATGA
- a CDS encoding M16 family metallopeptidase, whose product MNALARRAAGLLLSTLCLPLAAFAADAQPTHEFILDNGLKVVVREDHRAPVVVSQIWYKVGSSYETPGQTGLSHALEHMMFKGSAKVGPGEASRILRDLGAEENAFTSDDYTAYYQVLARDRLPVALELEADRLASLRLPADEFSREIEVIKEERRLRTDDQPSAKAFELFRAMAYPASGYHTPTIGWMADLERMKVEELRHWYESWYAPNNATLVVVGDITAAEVKGLAQKYFGSIPKRAVPAAKLPLELAEPGRRQLTLHVRTQLPSLIYGFNVPGLATAKDPRTAHALRLISALLDGGYSARLPARLERGQELVAGASSSYNAFTRGDSLFLISATPNVQKQKTLADVEKGVWQLLDELKTTPPSAEELERVRAQVIAGLVYDRDSISSQATTIGQLETVGLSWKLIDSELDELKRVTPEDIQAAARTYFTRERLSVAHVLPEESAHE is encoded by the coding sequence ATGAATGCTCTAGCCCGCCGCGCCGCTGGCCTGTTGCTCAGCACGCTCTGCCTGCCGCTCGCAGCCTTTGCCGCCGATGCGCAACCCACCCACGAATTCATCCTCGACAACGGCCTGAAAGTGGTCGTGCGCGAGGACCACCGCGCACCAGTAGTGGTTTCGCAGATCTGGTACAAGGTCGGCTCCAGCTATGAGACTCCCGGCCAGACCGGGTTGTCCCACGCTCTGGAACACATGATGTTCAAGGGCAGCGCCAAGGTCGGCCCCGGCGAAGCTTCACGCATCCTGCGCGACCTGGGCGCGGAAGAGAACGCCTTTACCAGCGACGATTACACCGCCTACTACCAGGTTCTGGCCCGCGACCGCTTGCCGGTGGCTTTGGAGCTGGAGGCCGACCGGCTGGCCAGCCTGCGCCTGCCGGCCGATGAGTTCAGCCGCGAAATCGAGGTGATCAAGGAAGAGCGCCGCCTGCGCACTGACGATCAGCCAAGCGCCAAGGCTTTCGAGCTGTTCCGCGCCATGGCCTACCCGGCCAGCGGCTACCACACCCCGACCATCGGCTGGATGGCCGACCTCGAACGCATGAAGGTCGAGGAGCTGCGCCACTGGTACGAGTCCTGGTACGCGCCGAACAACGCCACCCTGGTGGTGGTCGGCGATATTACCGCCGCCGAGGTCAAAGGCCTGGCGCAGAAGTACTTCGGCAGTATCCCCAAGCGCGCTGTTCCGGCGGCCAAGCTGCCGCTGGAGCTGGCCGAGCCAGGCCGGCGCCAGCTGACCCTGCACGTACGCACCCAACTGCCAAGCCTGATCTACGGCTTCAACGTACCGGGCCTTGCGACCGCCAAGGACCCGCGCACCGCGCACGCCCTGCGCCTGATTTCGGCGTTGCTCGACGGCGGCTACAGCGCCCGCCTGCCGGCGCGCCTGGAGCGTGGCCAGGAACTGGTGGCCGGCGCCTCGTCCAGCTACAACGCCTTCACCCGCGGCGACAGCCTGTTCCTGATCTCGGCTACCCCTAACGTGCAGAAGCAGAAGACCCTCGCCGATGTCGAGAAAGGCGTCTGGCAATTGCTCGATGAACTCAAGACCACCCCGCCGAGTGCCGAGGAACTGGAACGTGTACGCGCCCAGGTGATCGCCGGGCTGGTCTACGACCGTGACTCCATCAGCAGCCAGGCCACCACCATCGGCCAGCTGGAAACGGTCGGCCTGTCCTGGAAACTGATCGACAGCGAACTGGACGAACTCAAGCGTGTGACCCCAGAGGACATCCAGGCCGCCGCACGCACCTATTTCACCCGCGAACGCCTGAGCGTTGCCCATGTACTGCCTGAGGAGTCCGCTCATGAGTGA
- the rsmD gene encoding 16S rRNA (guanine(966)-N(2))-methyltransferase RsmD, whose translation MPRSTPPARPQQGQSKGQGHLRIIAGEWRSRRLAVPEGEGLRPTTDRVRETLFNWLAPYIEGARVLDAFTGSGALVLEALSRGAADAVALDSNAAAINNLKNNLEILRCPRGQILQTDAQRYLQAPAKQQFDVVFLDPPFHQDLLANTCNLLEQNQWLREQAWIYTESEAAPSTLQMPGNWRLHREKKTGQVHYALWQRA comes from the coding sequence ATGCCTAGATCCACCCCTCCCGCCCGCCCTCAGCAGGGCCAAAGCAAGGGTCAGGGCCACCTGCGCATCATCGCCGGCGAGTGGCGCAGTCGCCGCCTGGCGGTGCCTGAAGGCGAAGGCCTACGGCCGACCACCGATCGGGTGCGTGAAACCCTGTTCAACTGGCTGGCGCCCTACATCGAAGGCGCCCGGGTGCTGGATGCCTTTACCGGCAGTGGCGCCCTGGTGCTCGAAGCGTTGTCCCGCGGTGCTGCAGATGCCGTCGCACTGGACAGCAACGCGGCAGCTATCAACAACCTGAAGAACAACCTGGAAATCCTGCGCTGTCCGCGCGGGCAAATCCTCCAGACCGACGCCCAGCGCTACTTGCAAGCCCCGGCCAAGCAACAGTTCGACGTCGTGTTTCTCGATCCGCCGTTCCATCAGGACCTGCTGGCCAACACCTGCAACCTGCTTGAGCAGAACCAGTGGCTTCGCGAGCAGGCGTGGATCTACACCGAGAGCGAAGCGGCACCCTCTACCCTGCAAATGCCAGGCAACTGGCGCCTGCACCGCGAAAAAAAGACTGGCCAAGTGCATTACGCGCTGTGGCAGCGTGCCTGA
- the mtgA gene encoding monofunctional biosynthetic peptidoglycan transglycosylase yields the protein MLSSLLRRLARALFWFAAGSIVLVLVFRWVPPPGTALMVERKVQSWVSGEPIDLQRDWQPWESISDDLKVAVIAGEDQKFANHWGFDIPAIQAALAYNERGGNIRGASTLTQQVAKNLFLWSGRSWLRKGLEAWFTALIELFWSKERILEVYLNSAEWGKGVFGAQAAARYHFGIDASRLSRQQAAQLAAVLPSPIKWSASRPSAYVASRAGWIRRQMSQLGGPSYLMQLDASRRP from the coding sequence ATGCTGTCATCCCTACTCCGTCGCCTCGCCCGCGCCCTGTTCTGGTTCGCTGCCGGCAGTATCGTGCTGGTGCTGGTGTTCCGCTGGGTGCCGCCTCCCGGCACGGCATTGATGGTCGAGCGCAAGGTGCAGTCGTGGGTCAGTGGCGAGCCGATCGACCTGCAGCGCGACTGGCAGCCGTGGGAGAGTATCTCCGATGACCTCAAGGTCGCGGTCATCGCCGGTGAGGATCAGAAGTTCGCTAACCACTGGGGGTTCGACATCCCCGCCATCCAGGCGGCGCTGGCCTATAACGAGCGCGGCGGCAACATCCGTGGTGCCAGCACATTGACCCAGCAGGTGGCCAAGAACCTGTTCCTGTGGTCGGGCCGAAGTTGGTTGCGCAAGGGGCTGGAGGCCTGGTTCACGGCGCTGATTGAGCTGTTCTGGTCGAAAGAGCGGATCCTTGAGGTCTACTTGAACAGTGCCGAATGGGGCAAAGGGGTGTTTGGTGCCCAAGCTGCGGCGCGTTACCACTTTGGTATCGATGCCAGCCGGCTGAGCCGCCAGCAGGCTGCTCAATTGGCTGCAGTGCTGCCAAGCCCCATCAAGTGGAGCGCCAGCCGGCCTAGTGCCTACGTGGCGAGCCGGGCAGGCTGGATTCGCAGGCAGATGAGCCAGCTGGGTGGGCCAAGCTATCTGATGCAACTGGATGCTTCGCGCAGGCCCTGA